TTAAACCAAGTAAAACTAAATCAAAGTAAGCAAAGCTAGATTTGGGTTAAGCTAGGCTAAAATTAGCTAAGCCAAACTATGTTACACTCAAATAAAGTAAGAGAAGCAAAGGCAAGCTAAACACAGCTAACCAGCTTTAACTATGCTAAAATATGCTAAGCTAAATTTCTCTGAAAATGCACAGCTACAAGAGTTCTAATGAAAATGAGTAAAacccaacagaaaaaaagcgTGAACAGTTTCAGAAAGACCCAGAAAGTCTAAGATTACACAAGGAAGTCAGTATCAGAAAGATAAGAGGCGCTGAATAACGAACTATAAACtataaaaaatgaacaatatCTCTTAGGTgactttaaagagaaaaagtgtGAAAGTGTACAGATCGAACCGACCACCTGATGTCACTTCGATATCTCTGTAATGCGTGTTCATATGGCACTATCTAACGTAATGTGGGTTTtgtattgcaaattttattAGAATGTGTTTGCCTGCTAAGACTTAAAGACCCTGCAAAGACCCGGTTCAGTTTTCAGAGGAGTCCGTTTCCTCGGTGGAGCCGTCGCTCTCCACCTCCATCTTCCTCCGGTGGTGGATGTTCCTACGTGGGGAGGCGCGCCTCTGCACCTCCTTCAGACCCCCGATGGCGCTGCCGCTGCTGTTGCTGCCGGGGCTCACAGAGATCTGAGCGATTCTGCATTTATTCAGGCAGAAAGACAACACTCAAAACATCGTCCCACATGTATTCATCACAccatttacactgcaaaaacaaaaggtttatACGTATTTCTGGTtgagtttctagtgaaaatatcatactacatttgaaataatacaaaaactgacttacaagtaacttttcagtaagataaaggagcttgttttaagtaaataattctttattattgattaaaatgcTATTTCCACAGGCAGAATATTTCTCTATATAACTCAACATTTGtcccatgttttaagtgaagtaatctgccagttgaactagcattttaatcaatattaagtaattattcacttaaaacaagctcctttatcttgctgaaaagttacttatttagtttttgtcttatttcaagtgtagtgagatatttccactagaaactagaacagAGAAACTTggtattttttgcagtgtatttagTAATTTCACCTTGATGGAGGTTATTCAATTGTATTTTGCACACAATTAAAGCCAAATTAATTGAAACTAACATAaagttattctttatttttaatgtaattcaGATCAAATTTGAATTGATTTTAGTGCAATATTGCTATTAAAACCCAGTGATTGTAAACTAAATGAGTTGTGTGAGTTTGTTCTCACAGCTTGTCGAGTTCCTGGTCCATTTCTGGGTCAATGAGCAGCTCCTCCTTACTGGGTAACGCTCCTGAAACAGTCCAGGCACAGAAACTCCGTTTATCTAATCAAATTTAataatggaaattaaatgttgttgtgactcatattaatttaaaaattgttcaGGCATTgcagatggtgatggctgtgggcaggaaagatctcctgtagcaatCTGTGTTACAGCGAATTggagaagcctctgactgaagacactatgttttatgttttacataaagaggatggtcagggttgtccataagtTTCTTGAATTTATATGAAATTCTTCTTAAAATTGAGAAAATTATAGACAACAATCAGGaagtaaacagaataaaaatggaaaatgttaataaaaaacaatcttacTGTGTGGTAGAGTGAGTAGCCATTTTGATTTAAGTCAGGATTAACTCAATAGAACTGACATTAagcgattattttagtaaccaattattctatcaattattcttctgattaatctattaaataaaataataaaatatttggcacattctgcagagtttccatttaaccacttaagcctttaagaaaaaacatatttaattacctaaaatgcaatatTAAAGCATTCCTTTGGAGAATTTTAACCAGATAAAGTTAAATCTAGGCCACTtgagttttggctaaaacatatttacacaggtgtttttatttttttgcaaaaatgttatgtaatttttgtacaattttggcttaattattgctctgagtgtgttgttctttcagtaaatgggattttttaaaatatctgtatACTGCTGATCGATTAACTGCGGCATACAATTACAATCGAATATGAACTACGAAGTGTTCATGATCATAAaaccttatatatattaaaaaataactcctacaattttacaattacaaatcaaattaaatccaGAACAAACATTGATTGAATCAAGGCCATTTAGTCAGGTTTTAGTTGTACAAGGCCTAATTTTACAGTACTTTTATAACCACTAGCAGCCATTTGCAGAGAAAACAAGCCCATCATCGCATAAGCCTTTCTGCAGAAGCTTGTGCATGTTGTGTCATGACTTCCTGATGTCATAACACAACATGactaatcgattactaaattagttgactattACTGCTACGGTTCATACAGCtggaatatttttgctttttgggtAAAGTTATGTTTGGTtagagaaaacatttgaaaaactttCTGCTGAACCCACCGATCGTTTGGTTAATGCTCTCATGGTTGGCCAGACTCTGGAGGAAGCCGTAGTAAGAAACTTTGTCTGTCTGTTCCAGTACTTCCCTCAGGCACATCCTGGAGGGATAGCTGCtcgcagaaaaacaaaacattcacaaaaacaacaaaaacactacAATGATGAGACTTTTCATGGTCTGCTCACCTGTGCTTGAACCGTTCACAAAGTGCGTCCACACACTCAGCCAGCGTGGACGAATCCACggcgtcctgctgctgctgctcctccctGTCGCTCTCCTCGGTTGCCACGGAGACGAGCTGCTCGACGGAGGACGACGTGGGGACGATGACGGTGTTGGGACTCTTCCCGGCTAGCAGGTCCTGGTAGATCACCCGGATGCTGTCCAGGAACTCTGCAGGACGACAACAGGAGGAACTCGTTCGTATTCTGCTCATCagggaaaaaaaggatgaaGAGACAGTCCAAACAGTTTGACctaaatgttgaattttcttatgttttctgAACCGGCTGTACCTTGGTAGCAGAACTGCAGCTGGAAGGAATAAATGAAGTCAGAGAAAGACATCAGACCATCAGAGGCGTCGTCCGCCAGAACAATTCTGCAGAATGACAGAAAGAATAAAGCGAAGTTAACGAGCTGCACGTGGAAACAAGATGTCAAGGATCTGAATCTTTGAAAAGATCCAGAACTCTCATACGATTCATAATGGGCATGTTCAGGGTATTCTCTTATCTATTCTATTGAACACTTTGGATTTTAGTTTTGCATTGTAAATCTGTTGCTTTATCcgttaaaatatattaattctGGTGGGGTAACATCAAGGGCGGACCTAGCCTGTTAATGCCCTGGGCCAAACAGGCCAGGTCCGTATCAGAGCAGGTCTAGTTTCTTCATGGCGTTTTCAGATTAGCATCCCTGCTGAGTGCAACGTGAAGCTGTTACCACCTGGAGGCGCTCTGCACTGCCTCCAGTGGGAAGTCAGggcacagcagctgcagcagggacCTGTACTCCGGCACCGACAGCAAATCTACAACACAACAAGATGCACAGGTCGACTTAACTGGTGCACAACAACAATCAGTACAAGAGgagtcaaaggtcaaaggtttcACAGCTTCACGTAAAAACTCAATAACTATAAAGTCGAACATGTTAACATTAGGTTATctcagcagaaaaaacaaagtatatCAACAGATAAGTTAGTAATTAAATACACATTAATATATGTCCATCAATTAATTTAAGTATTAGATTATTCATtttgaagaattaaaaaataaatgtatttattcatagttttttttatgcaacaatagtgtttccattacagttcTGTTAAATAAACcttgccaaaaaaaaatctacttcaCCTAGTGAAAATCTTTTTATCAAAAcacaagaatttttttaaattgatgtgttttcattaagcaaatttattttcaaaatgttaaatatggTCAACGGAAACACAGCAAATTACTGATCCGTCAGTAGCTTAGTTTAAAGCATGTTTTATGATTCCTCCTTCAGGTCACGAAATCTGCTTTATCGTGTTTCGTAAAgattattaatataatttctGACTTAGACTTCATCATTCTAAGAAGCTGCGGCATCGCCTCGCTCACCTCCACTCTTGCCGATCTGCCTGAAGCATCTCCAGAAGACTCTGATGAAGGACGCTCTGTTGTGCTGCGTGGCTCTGATGTAGTTCAACTCCCTGAAGAGGACATGGTTGCTGTTCTTCACACTGctgaaactaaaaacacaaaaaaacatgtttaaggaAGCAGTTCTGGTGCGATGGGCCCGACAGGAATGAAACCGAGTCGTcttccaaattaaattaaacaatgcCAGTGGGGTCAGAACTTCAACATTTAAACTCCTCACCAGccacaaaattaattaaattaaaaatgctaatattagtttattgtaatttttctattttttattttgacctgTTCGATaataagtaacatttttatgaaatccAGAAATCCTTAGAGATCAAATACATAAAGgttgtacttttgttttattaaaagaaattagttgttttctattttgtttgcCAAATTTTTTACTGTTCTTGACTTTTGGTCAAGGGccgaacaaaatcatttcaggGGCCAAAAGTGACTTTAAAATAGAAGTAGTTGAGCAGAGCttaaatttggtttgattttattttacgtTAAGAAAATTGTAACAAAAAGATGAGCCCATTTATATATGTTGCAAGACAGCCACCTAAttttgcagccattttattttgagtgaCATTGTTGTACCTAGGAATATCTTCCACCACAAAGGATagttatttaaaactaaaatagttACATTTTGGTTGAATTGTGGGTATGCCTGTCGCAATAACTAATTTTGCTGGGcgataaattatatatatatgttgttAATTTTGTTGTGACCTTTTACccaaatgtattcatatttcatttaaaatagattaaacaAAACgagttgttttaaataaattatttttattattttactgttttccaATTTAACCCAgctctgaattttttatttaattttgatttatgtatttatttattttttttggattatCTCAGATGGGGTCAGAATTCAAACAAAGAAACTTCGGAATCTttcatagtaaaaataaaaaatgtaaaccacATATTTTGTTTCGTTCAATTAATGCAAAACTATCCTGGGTTTAAAGCGGTCCGGGCGGGTTCAGCCGGACGGTTCTGTTTAATGCGGGACCTACTATTCTGCGAAGTACCGAACCAGGCCGAACTGGGTGTACTCCTCCTTATGGTCCAGCAGCTGGGTCACGGCATCATTCAGGTAGAACAGAACCTGACTGTCCGCTacgggggggggggaaataacagacaaaaatatgttCATACAATCAGAACCGAACCGAGCCAATACAAATGAGGATTTGCAGTTCCGAAATTACCGAGGTACTGCTCTGCGGGGACGGCCGAACTCAGGCGGTTCATTCTGCTGGTATTGACGGGATGGATCCATTCACATCATCGCAAAATAAGAGAACTTTACTGATTAGCTGATTCAGTTCTGAAGGCTCTGGATGATTCCGACTGGCATCGTTGCAGCAAACTGCCGCTCCATATatggaaacaggaaacaagacCGGATGTTGTGAGCTACGTGGATTTGAGCCCCCAGTTAAATCTGCTAGTAAAGGTTCCGCTTCACGTAATAACtaataatattaacaataataataataataactgttCATGTAACATAAGCAATATTATGTCATGataataactattattattctacctaataatgataataatagtagttatattattattatcattattaggtagaataataataattatttggtagattattattattatcataattAGTATTATTATAATCATAATTCtgactattattattattgttgttgatgTTATTAAATGGTACAAAGTCATTCAGACAAtctttttatgttgaaatgCAGGAGACACTACTGGGTGCCACTCCTGAGAACAAATAAATACTCATCCTGCAGTTCACACAGGCTGACCAAAATTAGACAGTTTTTGGAAATACTTTGCCTATTGGTGAGCCTTAATTTCAGTTGGTGTATTGAGACGTGCAGGATTTGGTGTTGAATGTGTTCATCATGCTCTATCTCAAAGTTTCAGGTTGCAGCTGGTGGTGCAATGGTGTGGAGATATTTTCTTGGCACACTTTGGGTCTCTTACTACCAACTATTCATCATTTAAATGCCATTTAAGTGCCACCCGAATAGTGTTGCTTTTGTTACCACAAtctatctatcttctgattcCTAATTTCAGAGTAATGTACCATTTCACAAACCTTAAATCATCTATGAAGTATGGTGGTGGAGGAATCCTAAtgtgggcttgtttttttttttaaaaaaaacctttcaatTGTGAAGTTGACCAAGAACTCATCCTTATATGAAAAGCATAAAGTCAAATGTAATGGCATTTCTCCAAAAACTCAAGCTTGGCCCAAACTAGGTCATCACAAGTGCAGCAACGCCAAACA
Above is a window of Xiphophorus hellerii strain 12219 chromosome 2, Xiphophorus_hellerii-4.1, whole genome shotgun sequence DNA encoding:
- the cstpp1 gene encoding centriolar satellite-associated tubulin polyglutamylase complex regulator 1, which translates into the protein MNRLSSAVPAEQYLADSQVLFYLNDAVTQLLDHKEEYTQFGLVRYFAEYFSSVKNSNHVLFRELNYIRATQHNRASFIRVFWRCFRQIGKSGDLLSVPEYRSLLQLLCPDFPLEAVQSASRIVLADDASDGLMSFSDFIYSFQLQFCYQEFLDSIRVIYQDLLAGKSPNTVIVPTSSSVEQLVSVATEESDREEQQQQDAVDSSTLAECVDALCERFKHSYPSRMCLREVLEQTDKVSYYGFLQSLANHESINQTIGALPSKEELLIDPEMDQELDKLIAQISVSPGSNSSGSAIGGLKEVQRRASPRRNIHHRRKMEVESDGSTEETDSSEN